tcaaGTGTGTCATTATTTACACTCCAATTAAAATTGTCTCTATATTGGTTCCTACattataatatacaaaatGCAATAAGGCTTAGTTGGGAGTATTTTAGGAATCGAGAAAGTACAAGAAATTCGATTTTGTGCTTGATTAGGTAACTTGACGAATTGGGTCCTAGTTATCGGATTTTATTTAGAAGAAAACAGGAttttattcaaacaaaaataaagagatagGTTGTAGTTGGGGAAAAATGACTTTCAAGAAGTTAAGCTAAATTTACtataaaaagaatatttgtTGTTAACTTATGGATTAATCGTTAGAATTAATTTTCAGGGTGGCTTTTTAATGAGTCGGAATATGAGGGGTGATTTGTACCCACAACTATTTCCCATAAGTAACACGGTGGTTGCCGAGACCTTAGCAAACTTAGCACTCGTTTACCACATGTTCCTGGTGGGTTTAGAGCTTGACTTCAAACCAATACTACGTGCTCGTAGGAAGGCTGTCAGCATTGCCCTTACTGGCATGGTCTTTTCCTTCCTTACTGGTTGGGTCTTGTATCGTTATATACTCCTCAAAGACTTCgctaaacaaacaaaaaacatgggCACTAAGGACGGCTCATTCTTTTGGGGAATTACTCTTGCCACAACCAACTTCCTGGACCTTGCCAAACTCCTTGCTGATCTCAAACTTCTCTATTCTGATGTTGGAGGACTCGCCTTGTCTGCCTCCGTTATCTCCGATTTGTGTTCATGGATTCTTCTTTTGCTTGGAATGGCAATAGTGAAAAGTAGACCATTGCTTACTGTGGGGTCCACCTTGGCTTTTGTAGGACTCTGTGTTTTTGTAGTACGACCAGCTCTCGTGCGGATCATTAATCGCCGGAGGGGAGCACAGGAGAATGGCAACGATAATGAGCTTGCATGTTATGTTATGGCCGGAGTGGTGCTTTGCGGGTTAATCACCGATGCATGCGGGTCCCACTCCATCGTAGGGCCTTTTGTATTGGGAATCATTATGCCTAAGGGAGAGTTCTCAAGCATGCTTACAGAGAATATGGGAAATTTCGTGCGTGAGATTCTGATGCCCTTCTTCTACTTGATCAATTCCAGAAGACTGAGTTTCTCTGATATTCTGAATACGAAAGATCCAGAGGAGGCAAAAACAGGGACTAACATATATCGTGTAGTGTTAATAAACCTGGTTTCCTACGCAGCAAAAATCGTGAGCACTTTCGTTGCCTGCGTATTGAACAAAATGTCACCTCGAGATAGTCTGACTGTTGGAGTACTCATGAACACCAAAGGCCTATTGGCACTCATCATACTTAACTCTGCTCGAGACTTAAAGGTACGTACGGTGCATGCATATTCATATGATATTTTGCAAGGTTTATATGGTTTATAATGAACGAATGACAATTGTGTAGATCTTGAACAAACAATCATTCACACTAATGACGGTGGTGATTTGGATTATGACATTTTTCGTGGGGCCGTTTCTTGCCCTTTTTTACAAGTCAAGTGCTAGGCCTTTGGTGCAATACAAACAGAGGAACGTACGAAGCGTTGGACCTAATACCGAGCTTCGAATCCTTGCATGCACCCACACCTCACGGAAAATGTCTGGCATTATCGACCTCATTGATAGTTCTAACCCAACCGAAAAATCCCCTATTCATGTCATTGTCACACACCTCGTGGAGCTAACTGGCCATGCTTCAGCCATGTTGGTTGTGCACAACACTTGCAAACCGAGTAGCACAAACACAACAACCAATGATGCACACTCAACGGACTACGACTCCTCAAATGGCTTTCAACTCTATGCCCAACAAAGAGAAGGAATCGTCACGGTGCAAACAATCACCGCCGTGTCCCCTTATGCCACGATGCATGAGGACATATGCAACCTGGCTGAGGAGAATCGTGTTTCCCTCATAATCATCCCCTTCCACAAACAATCTGCCATATCGGATGGAGGAGCAGCGATACAAGATTCAAACTACTCGCATTTAAAATGCCTCAACAACAACTTGATTGCACATGCGCGCTGCTCTGTGGCTGTTTTTGTGGATCATGGTCTCGGTACGTCCAACTCCGGCCACCACTTTGCCATTCTCTTCATCGGAGGGGAAGATGACCGTGAGGCTTTAGCATATGCAGGGAGGATGGTCGGGCATCCTAGGGTTATGATAACAGTTATACGATTTAACTTTAACTCAAATAAAGGGGCACCGAAAGTTTACTCTAATGATAATGATGATGTGGATGATAGCGATAGCGAcagtgatggtgatggtgatgatgaaatTTTGGTGGCAATGACAAGTTCTGGGAAGCAAAAAAAACTTGATGACTTGTTCATAGATGAGTTTAGGTTGAGGTCAATAAGCGATGACTCCCTAGAATTTTTAGAGAAGTCAGTAACAAGTTGGGAACAAACTCTCACACTAATAAGTGCAATGGAAGGTGACTATGACATGTTCATAGTTGGAAGAAGCCATGGGAGCAACTCAATCGACACCTCCACAATGTTACTAGAATGTAGCGACGCTAATGAGATGGGAGTTCTTGGAGATGCATTGGCATCTTCGACCTTTTCGGGTAGTACATCCATTCTTGTAGTGCAACAGGGTGAGGATTTAGATATTGTTTAAGGGTTTAAGGGTTTGAGGGTTTGAGGAAATGGGATCCACTCacatttggaatttttttgcCGACATAGACTTGTGTCGATGATCTTTCGTcgagagaggttttttttttctttttcgaaaaacaaattaaatatataaaattagtttctttacttttgttttttggctacttctttaatttaatatatgtaattaagtcaTATCTtggcctttttgaattactttaattagtaattatattttaattattatttaatatataaaaaattaaagaaaaagtccacaaaataatttatttctatttattaagtcttttgtgaattCGTTTGGGTGTctcaattaaatttctccatagcccaaGAGCCTTATCAATTACTATGAGGCCATTACTCGAGTAACTAttgtccctttttgatttttttacttttccagagtTATTGCTCATATAAagattttagcactttcacgtttaataatgtattatccGTTGCCTCGCCACCACTAATAACGATAGAGAAACTCAGAGAATTtaaagagaaagcaaaatggaaatagaagaaagaaagaaaaccaccATGGCTAGTCGACAAGATCTTGAAATCGTGGGTCTTCTTGGGGTTCTAGATTTATTCCGACTAGATCCATGTCATGCGATCTCAATATGGTAGGAACCATTGTTCGATAATGGCATAGGTTGTATGATGTCAAAGTGGGTACGTTTTAgaaattttggggtttggaAATTTGGGTTGTTGATTTGTAAACGAACATCATAGCTGGACCCGATGCAGTCTAGAAATTTGTGGGGTGGAGTTCAAGTCGAAgttgaattggattggatggagaaaataaataaaagttaacTAGGGAAGAGGAGCCATAGAAGCGTACCTACAGTAGAATCGGAGCCATGAATAGTTCAACAAGGAggggagaggagagaaaggAGACGCCAAAATCAAAGCAAAGTACAAGAAGACACTCACGAGTGTCAATGAGTGAAGTGGATTTCGAAAATAGAAGTAGATTTCAAAAGCTATTTGCAAACCCCATTTCCAGAGGCCATGAACACTCTCAGACAaaccaaagagaaaattatGTTTTCCAAAATGTGCAAATGAAATAGATGAGGTATTAAAACTTTGATATGCAAAGCGATGGacatattttctaaaaaagaagtagctttcaaaatgaaatcttGAAAACCCATTTCGATGTCATGAACACTCTCAAACAAACCAAATAGAAAACGAAGTTTTCCAAAATGGTGCAAACgaaagagatgagagattaaaACTTTGATATGCAAAGTTATGGTCAGATTTTCTCAAAAAGAAGTAGCTTTCAAATGAAATATTGTCATCAACACTCTCAGACAAACCAAAGAGAAAAACCAAGTTTTCTAAAATGGTGGAAATGAAAGAGATGAGAGACGAAAACTTCATATTACTAACAAAAGTTTgagaaatgaaatttcaatgaaatccCAAAAGGAATTCAAGAACCCATATGAACTCTTCTCTCCAAAAGTAAGACCTAATTTATGCACAATCTCTCACtagaactctctctctctctctctctctctctctctctctctaaaaacccatatgaaaaatgtaaaatGAGAGAGTTAATGAGTCCATACCAGCCCCGACCTTTTAGGTAGGTCAAAAGGACACTTGGGAGCCAATAATTGGACTTATAATAAGCAAAATCACGTGTCTTGGTTAAAAATCTAGTGTTGGAAATATTGGCCTATATGACTGGTCATCTAGACAAATTATTATGATGCAGATGCTGATTTTCCTAATGATGCCCATTATAAATGAATGCACAAATTATCATGTCCCGAACAAAACTTCAAAGCAAGCATACTCAAACTTTGAAGAAAGAACATGTTTCGACAGCATCAAGAAGCTCAAATACTGCAACGGCATTAGCTGGACAAACCTTACCGAATGGCAGATACTTCAACCCTACAATTCCCATTTGGGTCTTACATGTGGACGGCTCGACCAATCAACAAGGATGTGGCGCGGGTCTCGTCCTAACCGTGCCCGATGAGTTCAAGATTGAATATGCCCTCCATTTGAACTTCAGAACTTCCAATAATGAAGCCGTCCTTGCTGTCCTTGGGCTAGCAGAGGATATGGGTGCTGGGCAGATCAGCATACATAGTGATTCCCAACTCGTTGTCAACTAGGTGATAATTGACTTTGTCACCAAAGACGCATCCATGACGGCCTACGTATCGGCAACACATTAGCAACTTTGAAGATTCTTTGCCTATGAGATTTGACAAATACCAAGGGCTGAGAATAGTCACGTCGATGCCTTGGCAAGACTAGCTTTTGCCATAGACGATAAAATTAGGTGGCAGGTTCCCATAGAAATCTTGACACAACCAAGCACATCCGATTCCGCAGTATGTGTCGTACGGTATGTTGATACCCGGATGTTCCCCATCTACTCTTACTTGGCGAACAACATCCTACAAAATGACAAAGCCCAGGCACGAAAGATATGATACTGATCGGCAAGGTATACAGTCATCAATGACGTCCTCTACAAATGTGGCTACACTACCCCTTATCTCAAGTGTATCACTTCTGAATAGGGGTACTACGTCCTTCGGGAAATTCACGGGGGCTTCTACAGTGATCACTCTAGCTCCCGTTTCCGGCTAACAATGCATAGCGACGCAATCGATCTGGTAAATGCTGGAGATTCGGCAACATAGCCCATGTACCTGCCGAACCTTTGACATCAATCGTAAGCCCATGGCCTTTTGCCCAATGGAGACTTGATCTCATCAGCCCAATGTCGCAGGGAAAAAGGCAAGTCAGGTACGCAGTGGTGGCTGTACACTACTTCACAAAGTGGGTAGAAGCTGAGGCACTGGCGACTATCACTGCAACAAGGATAGAAGATTTCTTATGGACTCACATCTACTGTCGATTAGATATCCCATATACAATCATCAGTGATGACAGCAAGCAATTTGATTCGGACCTCTTTTGACAATTTTGCGATCGCCTAAGGATCAATCTCTTCTTCGCCTTACCAGCTCATCCTCAGTCAAATGGGTGAAGACTCCTCTAAACGACAAACTTTCCCCCAAAGCCAATGAACaaggatttcacaaaagacttaataaatagaaattaattattttgtggactttttctttaatttttttatattaaataataattaaaatgtaattaCTAATTTAAGTAATTCAAAAtggctaagatattacttaattatatatattaaattaaagaagttgtccaaaaaacaaaagtaaagaaactaaatttatattttttaaattttaaaaacctctCCCAACGAAAATTCGTCGGCACAAGTCTATGCTGACGAAATTTCCCAAATTagattttctttgtaaaaagtatagccgcgcagctatactctttataaatataaaggaCGCGCCCAAAACctaggtgccacgtgtcaaaactaTAAAGctggccggctatactatttttaaaatacattagcaaaaaagagtatagctgcacggctatacgatttcttaaaaaaattcaaaagaaatctagtatagccggacagcatatatgtatatatatagacccGCTCAGTGCCTgtgagccacgtgtcaaaaaagtAAAGCCGTgctacaattttaaaaaaatttagaaaaaaatagtatagccgggtggCTATGCCGGTTTAGGagataaaccctaaacctctCCCGACGACATTCAAACTAAAGTAAGATTTGACCAAAGTTTCAGGGGATActacagtaaataagccttttattttttatttaatcaaatatataaatactatttattcactaagtaaataataattaagacaTAACTACtaaataaagtaattaaaaaagagaaatcaagATTATCTTATTTAAAATGTATAgcgtgcggctatacgtttaaaatattctatttatagagtatagccgcacggctgtatAGTTagaatattctatttatagagcATAGCTGTTCGGCAATACTCTTTAAATTGAACAATATAGCCCCTCAGATATTCTCTTAAAAtatccttttttaaaattttctttttcataatgaaataatatcttagccctatttaaatactttcattagtaattatgttttaattattattttttagtgaatacttagtattaaatattttaataaaaatcctagaaatttggttttgttacCCAAGTATTTTAGTATTCCAAAAATGGATTTTAGCCTGGAAACTTAAATCCAAGTCACAATATGATTCGACAATATCAACTACTTGTTGGAGTTTGATTGAAATACATGAACTTGAGTCTCACATTAGAAAAGAAGATAACGTATCTACTCATTAGTAGGCTTATGGTTAGGGTTCGAGGCTTCAGACAGGTTTTGGAACAAGTTCGGAATCTAGGGTTTTTGGTTCGAGACTTGGATTAATCcaaactaattttgtatactttttttttaagtccacaaaataatttaaaataattaattactatttattaagtaatttatgaaatgaataaaatatttaaatatttagtaaataaataataattaaaatatatattactaattaaagtaattaagaaagggtaagatattacttaattacatatattaaactaaagaagttggcccaaaaaaaagaagtaaagacACTAATTTTATaagttcaaaattcaaatttttgacttatttatttatttatttcaaaaaaagtgAGAAACCTCTCCTAACGAAATTCAACTATGCCGACGCAATTTCATCGGGAGAGATCTAATCTGGCAAATTTTGCAGGACAGACCTGTGCCGACGAATAACGTACCTAGTACAACGTAACTGGACCTATCCTAGACCTGTCCTAGTGAAATTTTTTCAGGAATCCAACTACAAACCTCTTGTTAAAATCTACCTCAACTAACTGAGTTAGGTCCGGTCATGTCATACTAACCGTATATTGAGATTGAAACCTTAATCGAGTCATAAGTGGCCCATAGTAGGCTTATGTTTAGAATTCGAGGCAAGACAAAGGTTTTGGAACAAGTTTGGAAGCTCAGATTTAAGCTTCaagtataatatatttaaaacacttcgagtatagccgcacggctatatgCTTCgagtataatatatttaaaacagGTATAGCCAGgctgctatactatttattcaaaaaaaaattataaaaagaggACCCATccatttgcatttttttactttatatatatatattaatttgctagttttgATATACATAAAGTTATTCTCTTATCCGAATGTCCACATGTTATTATAGTGCGGATGCTATTGTAAACAGACAGGAAAACAGAGAGGGATAGTACAAAATACATGGTGTTAACACGATAATAATGTTCGGATGTCCGCATAGGAaaatttatgtatatatatattcattatagatttaaattttataaaataaattatttttattcaatattattcgaaaattatttgtataatacgtgaattttgtgtgtattattgaaaatt
Above is a window of Prunus persica cultivar Lovell chromosome G2, Prunus_persica_NCBIv2, whole genome shotgun sequence DNA encoding:
- the LOC18786089 gene encoding cation/H(+) antiporter 15, which codes for MGSVTGTRSYAGESYTVFADSKDELRACYNKTISPTGLWRVENPLMQALPVTVIKLVMAMVSTRLAMLLLKPFYQPRIVADILGGFLMSRNMRGDLYPQLFPISNTVVAETLANLALVYHMFLVGLELDFKPILRARRKAVSIALTGMVFSFLTGWVLYRYILLKDFAKQTKNMGTKDGSFFWGITLATTNFLDLAKLLADLKLLYSDVGGLALSASVISDLCSWILLLLGMAIVKSRPLLTVGSTLAFVGLCVFVVRPALVRIINRRRGAQENGNDNELACYVMAGVVLCGLITDACGSHSIVGPFVLGIIMPKGEFSSMLTENMGNFVREILMPFFYLINSRRLSFSDILNTKDPEEAKTGTNIYRVVLINLVSYAAKIVSTFVACVLNKMSPRDSLTVGVLMNTKGLLALIILNSARDLKILNKQSFTLMTVVIWIMTFFVGPFLALFYKSSARPLVQYKQRNVRSVGPNTELRILACTHTSRKMSGIIDLIDSSNPTEKSPIHVIVTHLVELTGHASAMLVVHNTCKPSSTNTTTNDAHSTDYDSSNGFQLYAQQREGIVTVQTITAVSPYATMHEDICNLAEENRVSLIIIPFHKQSAISDGGAAIQDSNYSHLKCLNNNLIAHARCSVAVFVDHGLGTSNSGHHFAILFIGGEDDREALAYAGRMVGHPRVMITVIRFNFNSNKGAPKVYSNDNDDVDDSDSDSDGDGDDEILVAMTSSGKQKKLDDLFIDEFRLRSISDDSLEFLEKSVTSWEQTLTLISAMEGDYDMFIVGRSHGSNSIDTSTMLLECSDANEMGVLGDALASSTFSGSTSILVVQQGEDLDIV